The Ignavibacteriales bacterium genome has a window encoding:
- a CDS encoding ABC transporter permease: MRTLKFLLRKEFLQIFRDKLILRMIFALPVIQLIILPYAATYEIKNITLSVVDNDHSEYSRKLINNLTASGYFQLVDYSKTYADALDQVEKDKADLIVEIPEGFERDLIGEDETKVLIAANAISGQTAGLAVAYANSIIKDFNNDVRTEWNQQPRLNAIPAIDITSSNWFNVQMDYKYFIVPGILALLVTLVGFLMSSLNIVKEKEVGTIEQLNVSPIKKYQFILSKLIPFWVLGLFVLTIGFLISFIVYGIYPAGSFWVGYIFAGIYLIALLGFGLLTSIYADTQQQAMFIAYFFMLIFILLGGLFSPIENMPDWAQYLTYINPVRYLIEAMRMIVLKGSGFWDLRFHFLIVIGFAIVFNGLAIRNYKKTV, from the coding sequence ATGAGAACGCTAAAATTTTTATTAAGAAAAGAATTTTTACAAATCTTTCGTGATAAACTTATTCTAAGAATGATTTTTGCTTTACCGGTGATACAACTTATTATTCTTCCTTATGCTGCAACGTATGAAATTAAAAATATTACACTTAGCGTTGTTGATAATGATCATTCCGAATATTCAAGAAAACTGATAAATAATTTAACTGCCTCCGGATATTTCCAACTTGTAGATTATTCCAAAACATACGCTGATGCATTAGATCAGGTTGAAAAGGATAAAGCAGATTTGATTGTTGAAATTCCAGAAGGATTTGAGCGCGATCTTATTGGAGAAGATGAAACAAAAGTTTTGATTGCCGCAAATGCAATAAGCGGACAAACTGCGGGACTTGCTGTTGCTTATGCAAATTCTATAATAAAGGATTTTAATAATGATGTTCGTACTGAATGGAATCAGCAGCCGAGATTAAATGCCATTCCTGCTATTGATATTACAAGTTCTAATTGGTTTAACGTACAAATGGATTATAAATATTTTATCGTTCCGGGCATATTAGCTTTACTTGTTACTTTGGTAGGATTTTTAATGTCATCACTCAACATTGTTAAAGAAAAAGAAGTCGGAACAATTGAGCAGCTAAATGTGTCGCCTATAAAAAAGTATCAATTTATTTTAAGCAAGTTAATTCCCTTTTGGGTACTTGGTTTATTTGTTTTGACAATAGGATTTTTAATTAGCTTTATTGTTTACGGAATTTATCCCGCAGGAAGCTTTTGGGTTGGATATATTTTTGCTGGAATTTATTTAATTGCTTTGCTCGGCTTCGGTTTACTTACATCTATTTATGCGGATACACAGCAGCAAGCAATGTTTATAGCATACTTCTTTATGCTAATTTTTATTTTGCTTGGCGGATTGTTTTCACCAATAGAAAACATGCCGGATTGGGCACAATATCTAACTTATATTAATCCAGTTCGCTATTTGATTGAAGCAATGAGAATGATTGTATTAAAAGGCAGCGGTTTTTGGGATTTGCGTTTTCATTTTTTGATTGTAATTGGATTTGCAATTGTATTTAATGGTTTGGCAATCCGGAATTATAAAAAAACTGTTTAG
- a CDS encoding ABC transporter permease: MEQLITFIQKEFHHILRDTRSMLVLIGLPIVQLLIFGFAITTEVRNANIAILDNSKDEVTQSIITKIESSQYFDIDRSITSNDQIEEAFKSGKIKLAIVFQQNFQNELSHSNKAQLQIIADATDPNQATTLTNYLSSIVRDYQNELNRQNKLPYTINTEMRMLYNPQLRGAYTSVPGVMGMILLLISAMMTSIAIVREKELGTMEILLVSPMQPWLVVISKVIPYFIISLINVATILILSVFVLGLPIEGSLFLLTASTIIYIFCALSLGILISTITETQQAAMLISLLGLMLPVVMLSGYAFPIANMPTILQILSNLVPAKWYIIIVKNVMIKGIGIEQIWKELLILLAMTGTFLIISIKRFKIRL; encoded by the coding sequence ATGGAACAATTAATAACATTTATTCAAAAAGAATTTCATCACATACTGCGCGATACACGTTCTATGCTGGTATTGATTGGTCTTCCGATTGTTCAGCTTCTAATTTTTGGTTTTGCTATCACAACCGAAGTTCGAAATGCCAACATTGCAATACTTGACAATTCAAAAGATGAAGTCACGCAAAGCATCATTACCAAAATAGAAAGTTCTCAGTACTTTGACATCGATAGATCGATTACTTCAAATGACCAAATTGAAGAAGCATTTAAATCCGGTAAAATAAAACTAGCTATAGTATTTCAGCAAAACTTTCAAAATGAATTGTCACATTCAAACAAAGCTCAACTTCAAATCATTGCAGATGCTACTGATCCAAACCAGGCGACCACTCTTACAAATTATTTAAGTTCGATTGTAAGAGATTATCAAAATGAATTGAATCGACAAAATAAATTACCCTATACTATTAATACAGAAATGCGGATGCTTTACAATCCGCAGTTAAGAGGTGCTTACACTTCAGTTCCCGGTGTAATGGGAATGATTCTTTTACTCATCTCTGCAATGATGACTTCGATAGCAATTGTAAGAGAAAAAGAATTGGGAACGATGGAAATACTTCTAGTATCACCAATGCAGCCATGGCTTGTGGTTATAAGTAAAGTGATTCCATACTTTATAATATCACTGATAAATGTAGCCACCATATTGATATTGAGTGTGTTTGTTCTTGGATTACCAATTGAGGGAAGTTTGTTCTTATTAACTGCTTCTACAATTATATATATTTTTTGTGCGTTATCGCTCGGAATACTAATTTCAACGATAACAGAAACACAACAAGCCGCAATGCTTATTTCTTTGCTTGGCTTAATGCTTCCCGTAGTAATGTTAAGCGGCTATGCATTTCCGATTGCAAACATGCCAACTATTTTGCAAATACTATCTAATTTGGTTCCTGCAAAATGGTACATCATAATTGTAAAAAATGTAATGATAAAAGGAATAGGCATAGAGCAAATCTGGAAAGAATTATTAATTCTATTAGCAATGACCGGAACATTTTTAATTATCAGTATAAAAAGATTTAAGATCAGGTTATAA
- a CDS encoding ABC transporter ATP-binding protein — protein MIQNEIVIKTDKLTKKFGDFIAANEITFEVFNGEIFGFLGANGAGKTTAMKMLIGISKPSSGKATIAGFDVYKETEKIKKSIGYMSQKFSLYEDLTINENIQLFGGIYGLSDKEIELRRSELIKKLNLQNEADKLVASLPLGWKQKLAFSIAIFHTPKIVFLDEPTGGVDPITRRQFWDMIYEASHNGITVFVTTHYMDEAEYCDRVSIMVDGVIKALDSPAGLKKQFNAHSMDEVFIMLARDAKRGE, from the coding sequence ATGATACAAAACGAAATAGTTATAAAGACAGATAAGCTCACAAAAAAGTTTGGCGATTTTATTGCTGCCAATGAAATTACTTTTGAAGTTTTTAACGGTGAGATATTTGGTTTTCTTGGTGCAAACGGAGCGGGTAAAACCACAGCCATGAAAATGTTAATCGGAATTTCAAAACCAAGCAGCGGCAAAGCAACAATTGCAGGTTTTGATGTTTACAAAGAAACTGAAAAGATTAAAAAAAGTATTGGCTACATGAGTCAGAAATTTTCTTTGTATGAAGATTTAACCATCAATGAAAATATCCAATTGTTTGGAGGTATATATGGTTTATCGGATAAGGAGATTGAATTGCGAAGAAGTGAACTTATTAAAAAACTAAACTTGCAAAATGAAGCTGATAAATTAGTTGCTTCCCTTCCGCTTGGATGGAAACAAAAACTTGCATTCAGTATTGCAATATTTCACACACCTAAAATTGTGTTTCTTGATGAACCCACTGGAGGTGTTGATCCAATTACAAGAAGACAATTCTGGGATATGATTTATGAGGCATCACACAACGGTATAACAGTTTTTGTAACTACTCATTATATGGATGAAGCAGAATATTGTGATCGTGTTTCCATTATGGTTGATGGAGTAATCAAAGCACTTGATTCACCAGCAGGGTTAAAGAAACAATTTAATGCTCACTCGATGGATGAAGTATTTATTATGCTTGCACGCGATGCAAAACGTGGAGAATAA
- a CDS encoding ABC transporter ATP-binding protein: MNAIEVNNITKTYRTKKDVITAVDDVSFSVSEGELFGLIGPDGAGKTSIFRILTTVLLADKGNATVMNLDVVKDYKAIRNIIGYMPGRFSLYQDLTVEENLNFFATIFNTTIQENYDLVADIYKQLEPFKTRRAGKLSGGMKQKLALSCALIHKPKVLFLDEPTTGVDPVSRKEFWEMLKRLKAQGISILVSTPYMDEANLCDRIALIQTGKILEIDTPQNIVNRFDKKLFAVKSKSMFNLLNDLRAYSKTESCFAFGQYHHLVLTEEHPDLNVLKSYLKNHAELEIEEIKPGIEDRFMQLMKRI, translated from the coding sequence ATGAATGCAATTGAAGTAAATAATATCACCAAAACGTACAGGACAAAAAAAGATGTTATCACAGCTGTTGATGATGTATCATTTTCTGTGAGTGAAGGAGAACTTTTCGGATTGATAGGACCGGATGGTGCGGGAAAAACTTCCATCTTTAGAATTCTTACTACGGTTTTGCTTGCTGATAAAGGAAATGCTACAGTTATGAACCTTGATGTTGTGAAAGATTATAAAGCAATCAGAAATATTATTGGTTATATGCCGGGACGATTTTCACTTTACCAGGATTTAACCGTAGAAGAAAATCTTAATTTCTTTGCTACAATTTTCAACACAACCATTCAAGAGAACTATGATTTAGTCGCTGATATTTACAAACAGCTTGAACCATTTAAAACAAGACGTGCAGGTAAACTTAGCGGTGGAATGAAACAGAAACTTGCATTAAGCTGTGCATTGATTCATAAACCTAAAGTTCTTTTTCTTGATGAACCAACCACCGGAGTTGATCCCGTTTCGCGCAAAGAATTCTGGGAAATGTTAAAGCGGTTGAAAGCTCAAGGTATCAGTATTCTTGTTTCGACTCCGTATATGGATGAAGCGAATTTGTGTGATAGAATTGCGCTTATTCAAACAGGCAAGATTTTAGAGATTGATACCCCGCAAAATATTGTAAACAGATTTGATAAAAAGCTCTTTGCTGTAAAATCAAAAAGTATGTTTAATCTTTTAAACGATTTGCGAGCTTATTCTAAAACCGAATCCTGTTTTGCATTTGGACAATATCATCATCTCGTTTTAACAGAAGAGCATCCGGATTTAAATGTATTAAAATCTTATTTGAAAAATCACGCTGAACTTGAGATCGAAGAAATTAAACCAGGGATCGAAGATAGATTTATGCAATTGATGAAAAGGATTTAA
- a CDS encoding HlyD family efflux transporter periplasmic adaptor subunit, which yields MKNRFLNIAFILAAALLFGCSNSNGDFDATGTFESEEIIVSSEAMGKLVMLQVEEGMQLKQNQIVAVVDTTQLHLKKKQLQSTIKAVLSKQPDISAQLAALQKQIETTEVEKKRIENLVKLDAATTKQLDDINSQLEVLNKQYTAAKSSLTITKQGIQSETLPLIAQVEQIEDQIKKSIIINPIDGTVLTRYAKQDEITSNGKALYKIANLSNMTLRAYVDGDQLGQIKLGQKVKVYVDKGEGDQKEMSGEIYWVSSKAEFTPKTIQTKDERANLVYAIKVKVMNDGYLKIGMYGEVKF from the coding sequence ATGAAAAACAGATTTTTAAACATTGCATTTATTTTAGCTGCAGCTCTTTTGTTTGGCTGCTCAAACAGTAATGGAGATTTTGATGCCACGGGCACATTTGAATCAGAAGAGATTATTGTTTCATCGGAAGCGATGGGAAAACTTGTAATGCTTCAGGTTGAAGAAGGAATGCAGCTTAAACAAAATCAAATTGTTGCTGTAGTTGACACGACACAATTACATCTTAAGAAAAAACAGCTTCAGTCAACTATCAAAGCTGTATTAAGCAAACAACCTGATATTAGTGCTCAACTTGCAGCTCTTCAAAAACAAATTGAAACTACCGAGGTTGAAAAAAAGCGAATTGAAAATCTTGTTAAATTGGATGCCGCAACTACAAAACAACTTGATGATATAAACTCACAGTTAGAAGTTTTAAACAAGCAATACACTGCAGCCAAATCCAGTTTAACAATCACGAAACAAGGGATACAAAGTGAAACTCTTCCGCTAATCGCACAAGTTGAACAGATTGAAGATCAAATCAAAAAAAGTATAATAATCAATCCCATTGATGGAACAGTATTAACACGATACGCAAAACAAGATGAGATTACTTCAAATGGCAAGGCACTATATAAAATTGCAAATCTTTCCAATATGACTTTACGTGCGTACGTTGATGGTGATCAACTTGGGCAAATAAAACTTGGACAAAAAGTAAAAGTATATGTTGATAAAGGTGAAGGCGATCAAAAAGAAATGAGCGGAGAAATTTATTGGGTATCTTCAAAAGCTGAGTTCACTCCCAAAACAATTCAGACAAAAGATGAGCGTGCAAATCTTGTTTATGCAATCAAAGTAAAAGTAATGAACGACGGTTATTTAAAGATCGGCATGTACGGAGAAGTAAAATTTTAA
- a CDS encoding TolC family protein, with protein sequence MKRLLFITLLLISQDFIIPQTQLTLEDCYVKARMNYPLIKQKDYIEKTKDYSVSNIWNGYFPQITLLAQASYQSDVTEVPMPLPGIVIQRLSKDQYKVAVDVTQTIYDGGIMSSQAGIQESVNEIDDQKIEIELLKIKERVNQIYLGILLIDAQLNQIEFVIIDLNASISKLDAAYANGTATKSDVDVLKAELLKTEQRKIELISSRISYINMLGLLINESLNESTIFSTPPQIDYLSAEEIIRPELKMYSAQKNLIENQDGISVSKIIPKANLFFQGGYGKPGLNMFINDFDWYYITGIRFSWSLSNLYSYGNESEINQLNLQSIDAQTETFLLNTKITTNQQLQEIDKLKKLIEVDKSIIDLRTSVKESAKAKLENGVITSNDYVRDLNAEDTAKQNLEIHKIQLLLAQYNYKITTGN encoded by the coding sequence ATGAAAAGATTATTATTTATAACCCTGTTATTAATAAGTCAGGATTTTATTATTCCTCAAACGCAGCTTACGCTTGAAGACTGCTATGTAAAAGCAAGAATGAATTATCCGCTTATCAAACAGAAAGATTACATTGAAAAAACTAAAGACTACAGTGTCAGCAATATTTGGAACGGATATTTTCCACAGATAACTCTTCTTGCACAAGCTTCATATCAATCCGATGTAACAGAGGTACCAATGCCATTGCCCGGAATCGTAATTCAAAGACTCTCAAAAGATCAATATAAAGTTGCAGTTGATGTAACACAGACAATTTATGATGGTGGAATAATGAGTTCGCAGGCTGGTATTCAGGAATCTGTAAATGAAATTGATGACCAAAAAATTGAGATTGAATTATTAAAGATTAAAGAAAGAGTTAATCAAATTTATTTGGGCATTCTTCTTATCGATGCTCAATTAAATCAAATTGAATTTGTAATAATTGATTTGAATGCCAGCATTTCAAAACTTGATGCTGCTTATGCAAATGGAACGGCAACTAAATCCGATGTTGATGTTTTAAAAGCAGAGCTATTAAAAACAGAGCAGCGTAAAATTGAACTTATCTCTTCCCGCATATCCTATATAAATATGCTTGGATTATTGATAAATGAAAGTTTAAATGAATCAACAATTTTTTCAACTCCACCGCAAATTGATTATCTATCTGCCGAAGAAATAATTAGACCTGAATTAAAAATGTACTCAGCTCAGAAAAATCTGATTGAAAATCAGGATGGGATTTCTGTTTCCAAAATTATTCCCAAAGCTAATTTGTTTTTTCAGGGTGGATACGGAAAACCTGGGCTAAACATGTTTATAAATGATTTCGATTGGTATTACATAACCGGTATTCGATTTTCATGGTCACTATCAAATCTCTACAGTTATGGAAATGAAAGTGAAATCAATCAGTTAAACCTGCAAAGCATCGATGCACAAACAGAAACATTTCTGTTAAACACAAAAATCACAACTAATCAGCAGCTTCAAGAAATTGATAAACTAAAAAAATTGATTGAAGTAGATAAAAGTATAATTGATTTAAGAACCTCAGTTAAAGAATCAGCTAAAGCAAAACTTGAAAACGGAGTGATTACCTCAAATGATTACGTCCGTGATTTAAATGCGGAAGATACCGCAAAACAAAATTTAGAGATTCACAAAATTCAACTATTGCTTGCTCAGTATAATTACAAAATCACAACAGGAAATTAA
- a CDS encoding TetR/AcrR family transcriptional regulator, translating into MDDQTKIIEQIEDKLFKEGFYKTTMDDVASELGMSKKTIYKFFPSKDDLVMAITKHFMNGMKNKIVPALNSDKNAIEKLSELINILAKASEKVSPKRMDEIRKYFPNLWNEIDKFRTQMMFGNITKVIDQGKAEGLFIDYPTLIIMNVLVASVRNIVNPDFILNNNFSIIEAARYAFRIIIGGIVTDKGKKNF; encoded by the coding sequence ATGGACGATCAAACAAAAATAATTGAACAAATAGAGGATAAGTTATTTAAAGAAGGTTTTTATAAAACTACTATGGATGATGTTGCTTCTGAACTTGGCATGAGTAAAAAAACTATCTACAAATTCTTTCCCTCAAAAGATGATCTTGTGATGGCAATTACAAAGCATTTTATGAACGGAATGAAGAACAAAATTGTACCAGCGCTAAATAGTGATAAGAATGCAATTGAAAAGCTTTCTGAACTAATTAATATCCTGGCAAAGGCGTCAGAAAAAGTATCACCCAAAAGAATGGACGAAATTAGGAAATACTTTCCAAATCTGTGGAATGAGATTGATAAATTCAGAACTCAGATGATGTTTGGAAATATTACAAAAGTGATTGACCAGGGAAAAGCTGAAGGATTATTCATTGATTATCCAACTTTAATCATAATGAATGTTCTTGTCGCTTCTGTAAGAAACATTGTTAATCCAGATTTTATTCTCAATAACAATTTCTCAATCATTGAAGCAGCCCGTTATGCCTTTAGAATAATTATTGGCGGAATTGTAACCGATAAAGGGAAAAAAAATTTTTAA